The Aedes albopictus strain Foshan chromosome 2, AalbF5, whole genome shotgun sequence region CGAAAATACGTTGCTTTTTGTATTTTCTTATAAATTTTACatgtttttactcaaatttcatctttttgctaatcattaatagttttcactgatccttgacatgcaatgtattacaatccatcatagtctgttgaagtttttttCCCAGGGCTAttttaaggcctccaaagtactccgaagtttgtttcacaaatccaacatcctataccaaattttatacacgattaatcatcacagaacatagtctacgttactcagaaagcctcaaagcattcctagaatattcatggtacatgaattgggtgatctaggtcatcaaaattactctggaattcaatttcttaagatctacaacatccatcatcatttgtgttcacactgttcatgaaatttagtcacgttgatgtacattagacctcgcaatgctacgagcaactcgatatcgTGGTAGTTggtcattccgtgaaatacaaaaggcctccaaaacactttgaagtttggataacgatatctacatactgtatcatgcttgaaTTGTAAACAGTATTCGTGAGATGTAGTCTATACTACTGATGGagtctcagtgcacaactataatgcttttggtacattcatggggtattccaggctttccaaactatttggaattaggaccttcaaggtctacaggctctactcttgtttctgttcactctatcggcataattcttttacgtttgtgtctgttgcacctcattatattgcGAGCATCTCTATGTGtagctatttgggtgtccactggtattcaaatggacccaatgtattttgaagtatgggttgcaatatctgtaaatcttttgatatttttattgtagcgaatgctcgtggAATATAATCTGCGCTACTCTagcctcggagtgcaattctaataactaagcaacattcacttggtgatctaggccaTTCAAGTTATTCTGGAataaagaccttcaagctctacaagctataCTAAATCTCTTTACCTTATCGGTGTagctcctccaaaaaaatccttcaggaattcttccaagactatcgccaagaattcctcaaataatcttcTCAGGTATTccaagaaatccaggaagaatttttcaagaagttcctcgaaaatacttccaggagttcctccaagtattctaccagaaattcctacaagattacctcaagtaatcaagaattccaccaggaatatcttcaagagtttctccgaatttctctctaaaaattctgccaaaaattcctcaaagaatccctctagaaattctccaaacattcctccaggaattcctccaagagtttctccaggaattcctcaaagaatttttccagtaatctgcaggtaatcgtccagaaattcttccaaaaattactccagagattcatccgagattactttcaggcattttttAGAACTTTGgtattatttttttctattttaccgggTATGCATTAAAAAATTGTTATTACAttcattcagtgattctttcaaggattgctacgcCTACCGAAAATATTCTTTTAagagaattcttcaagattttcgagggattttttttagatttattttCGGAATTGTTCCATTGCTTTCTCACgagattcttttgagatttttccgggatttgtttattaatttatccaggattcctGTAAAGGATTCATCCAgtgattacatcagggatttctcccgttaGTCGTTCAGGAATGTTTATCCCGAGATGCCTTTATGAGTCCCCTCCGTGATTGCTTCAAGGAGCTATTCAGGTAtatttccatcagagattctttcctgATTCTTTCTCACCAtcagggattttttccgggatacCTTAAGAGATTCTCcacgaaatttcttcagattcttcctcttgggattccttcagggatttttcccgaaacTCCATCAGGGTTCGCTCCCGGGACTCCTTAAGAATTTTTCCCGGTATccctttcagggattctatccgggaatccctccgagattccttccgggattctatctgggattgcttccaggatttattcataaattctccatgggattcctccattgtaccctcccaggattcctctagaaaattcttacaggatttctcccgagattctctcCAGGTTTTCTTCATGCAATTCTTCCCGAGTTTCTTCAAGCATattcattggcattccattggagtttcccccggaatttcttcagggagatCTGCCTAGACTTCTTCAGAGATATTTCCAGGCGTTCCATCAGTGATTCCATTattgattcctcccagatttctcttggagattcgtcccaaaattttttgaggaattttctgaaggattatTTCTAGTTTACCTCTGCGGATTTTACccgagattctttctgaaattcgatACATAAGTATTCGcaatggaaattttccaggattctttcggcaattcaaaaaaaaattcactcTTCCTTATCTCAGTATCCCTTCGGGCTCTCCCTGGGATTTTCTTGTTATTCATCCGTCAACGATCTTTCAGAGAGTGCTCCTTACAATTTTATGGATTTCGGCAGCCTATTGTTTGCGccgttaattttttttaaatgatccaTCAAAAATTGTCAAATGATCGATTGATAACTTTTACATATTCCACAGAAGCAAACCATAAAGCAATCATTTGGATCCATGAAAAATTGTCGAAAGggctctttttttttcaaaaatgtatcaTTAATAAATTCCAGAATTTTATAAATTGCTCCGAGGAATGGCTGAAACGATTCAAAGAATGATCCATAGAAAACAGGAAAACGATCCATAAAATATAGGAAATGCTATATACATTTTTGGGAACGATCCataaagtttttgaaataatccaaGATCCATACAACTAtgtacagtgattttttttttctaaaaatcgatCATTGGTTTATTGTCTgccgcatcgatttttttttgtttgacatTTGGCAAATGAAAACAAGTGCTCATTGCAGGGAAAGGTTTACTCTGTGCATTGTTTAACTGTACCATCTAAAAAACCAATTAGGCGAATCTCTAGAAGCAATGTAATGACGTCAATTCTTATACTCATCCCATTGCTAAATTATTTCGGTTCCCATTCTAATGCTTGCATAAGTCCATAAGTTTTGTTGATTCTGTCGATTCATCCTAATTAACGCATCAAATAAAACATTCCAGCAAACTCAGCTTAACTGATTAAAGAAGAACAGGCACAACGAAATCTTTCCCATGCTCTTCCATTTTCAGTCAAGCACCCACCCACCATCACCAATCGCTTAATTCTATCACCACATCTAATCTTGGCCGTGAAAATTGCAATTGACCACGTACCTAAGGCGTAACGATTGTGTGCTCGCTGAATTAAGTGGCAGAGTTGAATCTCCATTCCTTCTCAGTCCCAACAACTGTGGGGGCTTCTCTTTTTGATTGTTGAAAATAATGTGTGGCTTCCGAGTAACAAACAATGACAATCGATCTCGAGATACTCTAGGTTATATTATGTATTTTGCGTTTATAAATACTGAAAATTTGATGAGTTGCTATAAAAAACGGTATTGCTCTTTTATCACATTCATTGTTGGTTGATAATTACTCGTATTAAATCAAAATGATTGGTAATGGTTTCTTAAGTTGTTTGCTTTGTTTGATCTTTGTATAACCATTTTAAGGTAATACTTGAAATGGGAAACGACTTATCGTCAAAATTTGTCGTTCAAGTAACACTTTTAGAGAAATGAAAAATCTGAGCATGTTCTATACTTTCCTTCAACTCGCAGTTCTGTTTGAAAGAGACAATAATGACCCTAAGCAATGACGATGATGGGTGGGTTCTCGTGGAAGATACAACGACGCAGCTCGACTTGATTGACGACAACTAGCCAGCAGCGATGAGAACGCGCAGCCGCGATGGTCAAGCCAGCCAACCAACGAGACATGCGAATCAATTTAGCTAATTTCGAATATATCTCAGAATCTGTAGATCAGTTAGAGTTCGTCGCTTGACGCGGCTGGAGATCGTTTGTTTGTTCTAACGCCGCTGTGTTAGAAGGCCTATTTGAGCGGGATGAAGCGATTACCGGGAGTTGTGGTCCTTGTGACGGTGCTGATTTTAGGATGTGGTGCTGTGAAACCTTCTTCAAATGTGGATTTTACTGACGTGGAAGATCCTGCCGATGATTCTGGGTTCGTCAATGTGTACCGAAACTACCCGAAGATTCAGGTGACGGTTGATACATCCAAGTTGAAACGCGTTTCGCAAGCGGAAAGTGAAGATAGTAGTTCGGGCAGTTCCGGAAGTTCTGGATCAGACTCGGTTGAACGACCAACAATCGGGGTGAAAACGGACATTACcattgaaatttcagaagaatcagtGAATGAAACTAACACAGTGGATGGAAAAAAGGATTCCGGAAAGAGACCCGGTTCGAATGGGAAGAAAAGCGGAAAAagtaatgacgacgacgacgataatgCAAGTGTGCCAGTGTTCAAAGGAATGGCAGGAGTACCCACAAAGGGGAAAACGCCCAAACCAACTTCGTCGAATGATTTAAATGGAAAACGACCAGGAGTTACGTTGAGTGCGAGACCAACTACGTTCGTTAACAATAATGATGATCGAAAACCTTCTGGTCCCCATGATGGGTGGAACCGGTATCAACCGGTGGGGCTGTGGACCACTGAAAGGCCCTATATCAGGAGGATAGAGTACGATTATTACGGTGAGTAAATGCTATCTGGGTATGTGATACTTCATTTTCACTCCTAATTGTAATATGAGCAATTGTCATGAATCATTCATTTATGCAATACAGGTGTGacaccggagctttacggttttcggatgtagaaaacatacactgtagaactgtggtctagaactaactttattactaatgctaagccttatatatatgaatgaatgtacaatacattctacctgatttgactcattatcttttgggtccctttcttattatctctactttgttatcgccgccactatcggtgcgtcactattttcattacaatttatgggtctctttcttggtccttcgtagaagattagtttatgacgtaattgtcttgggtagcagagaattatcaactatgcgcatattgcaactaacaatatgccatgcggtgcgctgtataacttaaggaaaatgacaacttgagtttgaaatgcaaattgattgattcgcgttcgttacattccggaccccgtaaatctactagatttacaataataattgtcgaagcgatttattacttattatatgaaatgatattaatattgtctttttacttaggactagacatttgtgttgaattttggatacacatttcctctatacaggttcatttctgtttcttctgtttcATTGTTTGGTTGTTGATTCTCTTCTGAACATCTATTATTTTCCATTTTGTTTACCGTCTCCCTTCTAATGTTTTTATGCGACAAAAAATTAGTTAATGAGTCCCAGAATGATGCTATTAGTTTCCAACTGAAACCATAGATGTCATATAATATCTGACTATGTATGATTGTATCAACAATAAATTTTAAACCTCGAGCGAATAGGTAAATACCGATGAATGTTGACGTAGTGTTTCCCAACCATGTGCTCCAAGACAACACTTTGTTCCAGTACTTATGTATTGCACCATCAATTATTTTCTCAGATAATAAAGCATCAAATCTAAAGCCTTGAGTATTAGGATTTTGTCCAgctaaaattttataaactacAGAAGATGCTACACGTCTTTCGCCTTGTTCATATATCATGTTCCTCATTTTGACCAAACTGTTGGAATCATAAACCCCACTCTCCATTAAGTTTGGCAATGGCGTGTATGACCAGCTGGTAACAATATCAGTTGATAGTTTACTTGGCGCAGTGGTTTCTCGTAATCTTCCATCTGTGGTGTACCATCTGCTCCCAAATTTGAATTTGGCAGGAAGTAGAGGAGTACACTCTATTTCTGTTCCTAATGTTTGTAAAACGCGTGTAACTGGAGCTAAAAAcattgacacattattgtaaaaaACGGGAATTTCTTGATAACATTGCTCAGTAAATCTTGGTGTAATGTAAACAGGTTTACACTCCAAAACGTGCAAAACTTCGCCAGCGACTACTGCTGTGTAACCATTTCTCTTCATTATGCTGCTGACGAATTCATTCGGGTTAAGCCTAGCCAGTGTAAGCTtagtttctaaaagaactttatcTAACTTACACATTTCAGCCATAACCATattgtaaatatcatttaaagatTGACCAATATAACTTTCTACAAGAGTAATTTTGGAATTAAAATAAGTAAACAAATCCAAATTTTTTCCACTGTTTGCTTTTCGTGTAAATGGAGATCTAATACTCTCTGTTTCAATTATTAAAATTCTAGGATGATCAGTAGTAAATCCGTTGTAACCACAAATGCGAGTATCTTCTCGTGTTTTGATCGAAAATACTTGCTTTTCTGAAATAGTGCTGTAAACCACTGAATGAGTTTGCTTTATATTACCCTCTAAACTTGTAGTTTTATTGACAagtccttcataaattacttcaaattcAGTTGTTTCACAGGACTGATTCAAGTCTACATTCCAGGTCAAATAACCTTCTTCGGAATCTAGACATGTTCCAATTGAATACGAACACATTAAaccatttttcaaatatatctgaTCATTTTCAAGGTCAATATTTGCAATATAGTCGTATAGAGCAATCTCGTACTCATAATAAACTAGTGCCCCAGTCCATGTATAGAATGGTGTACTATATGTGCCTCCGTTGCATGAATTTCCAGTCACGCTACCTACAATAAGCGTTTCACCCCTTGTAGTGGAATTTAACTTCAGCTCATTAATTTGTCTGTCATGAGTCAGCGATACAATTCCTAAAGCGTGTACCTTTGTACATTCTTCTGAATTGAACTCTTTGACGATGTAAGAATATCCATACTGATAATCTGAAGTATGCGAAAATGCTCCACAATGTCTTATGGACCTTCGAATTATTACCTTACAttgaagaactttagttaaacttTTTACATTCCTTTGTAAAACCTGTATTGTTATTTCTGTTGAACTCAAATTACTTTTCTGAGGAATACAAGAAGCTACATCAAGAAGCGAGTAACTTGTCATGTTTACCTCTGGGTTGGCACAATCAAATGCTATCAATCCTCTAGTTTCGAAACCAAAGATTAATGTAAACATGTATACAAGCAACATAAACGATATGAAGTTACTAGGATTTTTTGTTCTTATGGTTTTATTCGAACGTAGATTGCACATTTCTTCATGATCATCTTGATTCGGGATTAAATCTGGTGAATCTAGTTTCTTCGGTTCTGAAAGTGGAATTGTGTCATGACTTCCTTGAAAGTTTTGAGTTTGTTGAAATAAATCATCATTTGTTTCTAAAGATGGCTTTGGCTTTTGAATTTTCCGAACATCTAAAACTGCCACTTTGACGGCTGGTCTTTCATAAATACCTTTAGATGTTTTAATTTCAGCAGATCTTACTTGTCCATCTTTAGCCATTCTAACACTGATTACTCGACCTTTCAACCATGTTCCAGGAGGTGCCTTATCATCAGTTATTACAACAAT contains the following coding sequences:
- the LOC109420593 gene encoding uncharacterized protein LOC109420593 produces the protein MKRLPGVVVLVTVLILGCGAVKPSSNVDFTDVEDPADDSGFVNVYRNYPKIQVTVDTSKLKRVSQAESEDSSSGSSGSSGSDSVERPTIGVKTDITIEISEESVNETNTVDGKKDSGKRPGSNGKKSGKSNDDDDDNASVPVFKGMAGVPTKGKTPKPTSSNDLNGKRPGVTLSARPTTFVNNNDDRKPSGPHDGWNRYQPVGLWTTERPYIRRIEYDYYGNPIYVKSYVPYHQTQQGHQQDSSGNWKPCYCSPVYPQPWDRAPSNPVLPTPTHRRKVDDKVDIPYKQHRD